The Vibrio sp. NTOU-M3 genomic sequence GACGTGGCAGTGTATTAAAGGAACAAGAACTTCTTCACGCATTAGATATTGGCCATATTGCCCATGCTTTCCTTGACGTTTTCCGCCACGAGCCACTTAAACCAGAAGATGTTCTTTGGAATCATCCTAACATCACTGTTACACCGCATATTGCTGCATTGAGCTTCCCAGAACAGGCATTCGAGGTCTTCTCAGAAAATTACCTGCTGTGGCGTGATGGCTTTAGCCTGATGCACAATGTCGATCTCAGTAAAGGGTATTGAAGGTTTGGAACAACTATTAAAACAGGTCAGAATATGCAAAGTATGCGACCGAAGTCTTCCTCTTGGCGCAAACCCAGTCATTCAAGCGAGCCCTACTGCACGATTACTCATTATCGGCCAAGCGCCAGGAACACGTGTCCATCAAACATCAATTCCTTGGAATGATCCAAGCGGAGACCGTCTTCGAGATTGGCTTCAGCTGGACAAAGACGATTTCTACAACAGCCAAAATATCGCTATCATGCCGATGGGCCTATGTTACCCGGGAAAAGGAAAAAATGGCGATTTACCACCGAGAAAAGAATGCGCTCCACTCTGGCATCAAAAAGTACTATCGATGATGCCGCATGTTGGAATGACATTGTTAATTGGTCAATATGCGCAAAATTACTATTTAAATAAGAAACCTAAAACGCTTACTGAAATGGTAAAACAGTGGCAAACCTGGGCGCCCTCGTACCTACCTCTTCCTCATCCTTCACCAAGAAACACACTTTGGTTAAAGAAAAACTCTTGGTTTGAGGCAGAAGTACTCCCCTTCATTCGAGAATATGTTCATAGCCACTTAAAGCTAAATGAACCTAAAAAATAGCATATCTGTTAAGGTTTGAAATAAATAGAGGAAGAGAACAGGACGCTTACGCTCAAGACGCATCATTCCCTAAAAAGAAAAAATCGATACGCCTAAAACAACAAAACCCAGTCCGAAGACTGGGTTTCTAAATAAATGGCGGAGCGGACGGGACTCGAACCCGCGACCCCCGGCGTGACAGGCCGGTATTCTAACCAACTGAACTACCGCTCCGCACTGGTTAGACTTAAAGTCTAAATTTAAAGCCTGGCGATGTCCTACTCTCACATGGGGAAGCCCCACACTACCATCGGCGCTAATTCGTTTCACTTCTGAGTTCGGAATGGAAATCAGGTGGGTCCAAATCGCTATGGTCGCCAAGCAAATTCTTTAATTCGGAAAGCTGTTTTTAAGTTCTTAACACATTCAATGTTCTTAATTCGAGTCCATCAAAACCCCTTGGGTGTTGTATGGTTAAGCCTCACGGGCAATTAGTACAGGTTAGCTCAACGCCTCACAACGCTTACACACCCTGCCTATCAACGTTCTAGTCTCGAACAACCCTTTAGGATACTTAAAGTATCAGGGAAGACTCATCTCAGGGCTCGCTTCCCGCTTAGATGCTTTCAGCGGTTATCGATTCCGAACTTAGCTACCGGGCAATGCGTCTGGCGACACAACCCGAACACCAGAGGTTCGTCCACTCCGGTCCTCTCGTACTAGGAGCAGCCCCCTTCAATCTTCCAACGCCCACGGCAGATAGGGACCGAACTGTCTCACGACGTTCTAAACCCAGCTCGCGTACCACTTTAAATGGCGAACAGCCATACCCTTGGGACCGACTTCAGCCCCAGGATGTGATGAGCCGACATCGAGGTGCCAAACACCGCCGTCGATATGAACTCTTGGGCGGTATCAGCCTGTTATCCCCGGAGTACCTTTTATCCGTTGAGCGATGGCCCTTCCATTCAGAACCACCGGATCACTATGACCTGCTTTCGCACCTGCTCGAATTGTCATTCTCGCAGTCAAGCGGGCTTATGCCATTGCACTAACCTCACGATGTCCAACCGTGATTAGCCCACCTTCGTGCTCCTCCGTTACTCTTTGGGAGGAGACCGCCCCAGTCAAACT encodes the following:
- a CDS encoding uracil-DNA glycosylase family protein; protein product: MSISVKGIEGLEQLLKQVRICKVCDRSLPLGANPVIQASPTARLLIIGQAPGTRVHQTSIPWNDPSGDRLRDWLQLDKDDFYNSQNIAIMPMGLCYPGKGKNGDLPPRKECAPLWHQKVLSMMPHVGMTLLIGQYAQNYYLNKKPKTLTEMVKQWQTWAPSYLPLPHPSPRNTLWLKKNSWFEAEVLPFIREYVHSHLKLNEPKK